A genomic region of Daphnia carinata strain CSIRO-1 chromosome 5, CSIRO_AGI_Dcar_HiC_V3, whole genome shotgun sequence contains the following coding sequences:
- the LOC130702900 gene encoding uncharacterized protein LOC130702900, translating to MAECYDQEQEDRYRLVHRRLAYRPAPPHRPDDDEDEPPVVAASAASSSTGTAHLFGGSFQFIVQEQAKSMVAIQELQQEVGSLLLFRQAVLAALPHLHQPQQQQPSNALLAAQGNATKIIAAANTSAAAAAPTANIGGQSWTRRKQQHLQQQQQQQLTGGGGYRSLQDGSSDQPTAAITSSSSNNPVVDSGFSTEASNSNTSPRSSRFDTASSSEMTMPHQQQQQQQPMEKELLQHLERVQQRLARLKKDEDRLLTLLNLKRVVNATQSGGTAAVNEDGDELWILLEEIQLRSQAMRNSADAKDAVNKPEEAVHSHQQQSLSHKKRVSFQQQQQLLETEGSHRVVVADSVDVLPSPAGKLSCSTLSSSSPSRYQPPTRDQVAAILRLTNPVELQRHLLRALLDNQTLREQVESGRCDVESRDVQWRTKNQLAVEQMTALRDENEDLRFQLEEQKIELEGTKARLRMLNRVPSPSPHHHHHGAPAVTSVRVRATSTQTDRPTTLLLHHSPAPLPAKSVHQCCSQGTQTTVAELLAEDNNNKVVVVASGGGGGGGRALPRVVDASPKPQKLVSKLVDLAHGNGGKVNGSGSSWGDPDEERPSVEGGRRSYSSRIPTPIKPTVIPTNAASTPAVVSVNNYNNNNSSSKMVSALAASTTPSKRELPDIPATNKMMMTKSPLGVVTPVSTKIYQQRGTKSDPANAVVTTKVRLPVGSSHKLRTRLALTDSLSSSEDQQQQQQQHSDHHKVEDYYDSINANNKNRGSPMYQVQQHHSPVDSLERSLPSVGIPYNYQRRVAVTQQRDNRSYNSQSSAGSSTTPSNSLSFHHP from the exons ATGGCCGAATGCTACGACCAAGAGCAAGAAGATCGGTACCGTCTCGTGCATCGGCGTTTGGCCTATCGGCCGGCCCCACCTCATCGGCCAGATGATGATGAGGACGAACCACCTGTTGTTGCTGCCTCGGCCGCATCGTCTTCTACTGGCACAGCCCACCTGTTTGGAGGATCGTTCCAGTTCATTGTCCAGGAGCAAGCCAAGTCGATGGTGGCCATCCAG GAATTGCAACAGGAAGTCGGCAGTCTACTCTTGTTCCGGCAGGCCGTTTTAGCCGCACTTCCGCATCTCCATCAGccgcaacaacagcagccatCCAACGCTCTACTTGCAGCCCAAGGCAACGCCACCAAAATCATTGCTGCGGCCAATACaagtgctgctgctgccgctccAACCGCCAATATTGGAGGACAGAGCTGGACTCGCCGGAAGCAACAACActtgcaacagcagcaacaacaacaattaaCTGGCGGGGGTGGCTATCGTAGCCTGCAGGATGGGTCATCGGATCAGCCGACGGCTGCCATCacgtccagcagcagcaacaatcCCGTGGTGGATTCGGGTTTTAGTACAGaggccagcaacagcaacacgAGTCCGCGCAGCAGCCGATTCGACACGGCCTCGTCGTCGGAGATGACGATGCCgcatcagcagcaacaacaacaacagccaatgGAGAAGGAACTGTTGCAACATTTAGAGCGCGTCCAGCAACGATTGGCCCGGCTCAAGAAAGACGAGGATCGACTGCTGACTCTGTTGAATTTGAAACGCGTGGTCAATGCGACGCAGAGCGGAGGGACGGCCGCGGTCAatgaagacggcgacgagttGTGGATCCTATTGGAGGAGATTCAATTGCGGAGTCAAGCGATGCGCAATTCGGCCGACGCCAAGGACGCGGTGAACAAACCGGAAGAGGCCGTCCACAGCCATCAACAGCAATCTTTGAGTCATAAAAAGCGAGTCAGTtttcaacagcaacaacagttACTAGAAACAGAAGGCAGTCATCGCGTTGTTGTCGCTGACTCGGTTGATGTTCTTCCGTCGCCTGCGGGCAAATTGTCGTGCAGCACTTTATCGAGCAGTTCACCGTCCCGCTACCAGCCGCCCACCCGAGACCAGGTAGCCGCCATCCTCAGGCTCACCAATCCGGTGGAGCTGCAGCGCCATCTGCTCCGCGCTCTGCTGGACAATcag ACGTTGAGGGAGCAAGTGGAAAGCGGAAGATGCGACGTCGAGTCACGTGACGTCCAATGGCGCACGAAAAACCAATTGGCCGTCGAACAGATGACGGCGCTACGTGATGAAAACGAAGATCTGCGGTTCCAG TTGGAAGAACAGAAGATCGAGCTGGAAGGTACGAAAGCGCGATTGCGAATGCTCAATCGCgttccatcgccgtctccgcatcatcatcatcacggaGCACCGGCCGTGACGAGTGTTCGCGTCCGCGCCACATCGACGCAAACGGACCGACCAACGACCCTTCTCCTTCATCATTCGCCCGCCCCATTACCGGCCAAAAGCGTGCACCAGTGTTGCAGCCAAGGCACCCAGACGACCGTGGCGGAATTATTGGCGgaagacaacaacaataaagttgttgttgtcgctagtggtggtggtggtggtggtggccgGGCGTTGCCTCGAGTGGTTGACGCTTCGCCAAAACCTCAGAAATTGGTGTCTAAATTGGTGGACTTGGCTCACGGCAATGGCGGGAAAGTGAACGGCTCGGGAAGTTCGTGGGGCGATCCGGACGAAGAGCGGCCGAGTGTCGAGGGTGGCAGGCGAAGTTATTCCAGCCGCATTCCGACGCCCATCAAGCCCACAGTCATCCCGACGAACGCGGCCTCGACGCCGGCCGTCGTCAGCGTCAAcaattacaacaacaacaacagcagcagcaaaatgGTGTCTGCCCTCGCGGCATCAACTACTCCGTCCAAAAGAGAGCTGCCCGATATACCCGCCACCAACAAGATGATGATGACCAAGTCTCCCCTCGGTGTAGTGACTCCGGTCAGCACGAAAATCTACCAACAACGAGGCACCAAATCCGATCCGGCCAATGCAGTAGTCACAACGAAG GTTCGTTTGCCGGTTGGATCATCCCACAAATTGCGGACACGATTGGCTCTGACGGATTCGCTGTCGTCGTCTGAagatcaacaacagcaacaacaacaacattcggATCATCACAAAGTCGAAGATTATTACGACAGCATCAACGCGAACAACAAGAATCGCGGCAGTCCCATGTACCAGGTGCAGCAACACCACAGCCCTGTTGACAGCTTGGAACGCTCACTGCCATCTGTGGGCATTCCCTATAACTATCAGCGCCGCGTTGCCGTCACTCAGCAACGTGATAACCGCAGCTACAACAGCCAGAGCTCGGCCGGCAGCAGCACGACGCCCAGCAATAGTCTCTCTTTCCACCACCCATGA
- the LOC130702904 gene encoding uncharacterized protein LOC130702904, whose amino-acid sequence MPACCVANCKSDTRKKIPGQKCPFFGVPKKQAVFDEWKKVIPAKRKGLCAKSLVCYLHFEDNCIKKDLGNWRLKAGSIPTLRLKREPTPPPAPHKQVNLPVILSIPGGLIVLNQNNTTGSAENEVVCVEKLKLPGESWQSRKLVNEQEHPVIVCFETTFVGLDPLVRKSAIINLEAKEIEYKVLQRKCPPVNGCLLQKFSSAADVERSLQYFDCVRTCPGVTDEKFHELKECSLPSGFFENGSWRSQSCAQLITRVKQDTEHDVLKNPCPKCNKMRTTVLLPRLEKKLRSPSADVKNEYLSRDALLLKLNEIEKQMKTLEPTLKHQEEPDDMVMADCIEVDMF is encoded by the exons ATGCCTGCTTGTTGTGTTGCTAATTGTAAGAGTGATACCAGGAAGAAAATCCCGGGAcaaaaatgtcctttttttgGAGTACCTAAAAAACAGGCTGTCTTTGATGAATGGAAGAAAGTTATTCCTGCCAAAAGAAAGGGTCTCTGTGCAAAATCTTTGGTGTGCTATCTCCACTTTGAAGATAATTGCATAAAAAAAGACTTGGGAAACTGGCGTTTAAAGGCTGGTTCCATACCTACATTGCGTCTGAAAC GTGAACCTACACCACCGCCAGCACCTCATAAACAAGTAAATTTACCAGTGATTCTGTCCATACCTGGCGGATTGATTGTATTAAACCAAAACAACACTACAGGCAGTGCTGAAAATGAGGTAGTTTGCGTGGAGAAACTAAAGTTACCTGGAGAGTCATGGCAATCGAGGAAATTAGTCAATGAGCAAGAACATCCTGTCATTGTCTGTTTTGAAACTACATTTGTTGGCTTAGATCCCCTAGTCAGAAAATCAGCAATTATCAACCTGGAAGCTAAAGAAATTGAGTACAAAGTTCTCCAACGAAAATGCCCACCTGTAAATGGTTGCCTCCTTCAAAAGTTTTCATCAGCTGCTGATGTAGAAAGAAGCCTCCAGTATTTTGATTGTGTACGAACGTGTCCGGGAGTTACCGACGAAAAATTTCACGAATTAAAAGAATGTAGCCTCCCATCGGGATTCTTCGAAAATGGTTCTTGGCGATCCCAATC CTGTGCCCAGTTGATCACGCGAGTCAAACAGGATACCGAACATGACGTGCTCAAAAATCCCTGCCCGAAATGCAATAAAATGCGAACTACAGTTTTGTTACCACGTCTTGAAAAAAAGCTACGAAGTCCATCTGCTGATGTGAAAAACGAATATTTGTCGAGAGATGCGTTACTTTTGAAACTTAAcgaaatcgaaaaacaaatgaaaacgttAGAACCAACGTTGAAACACCAGGAAGAGCCTGATGATATGGTTATG GCAGACTGTATCGAAGTGGATATGTTCTAA
- the LOC130703087 gene encoding BICD family-like cargo adapter 2, with the protein MKKESLIALTIFMAVWVGTHVEASNTQVSSISEKTRTSWNQTFTLDEAYKKCAEYLRTTLAEFLQKVNKTANNDGTQNMGQKVEDELNKHIHALMGKCDPTTLRVSQFVSTKVEPRERSLRVEQLVIQKIQLTPNLRKVGSTDNVPMNCTNTGVQTGVTTKPLLAMRTLSSKECTESLADLVDEWLNQKYQLDENAILIEDLQKELAACKANFTTVHGTDVKKIGDEEKEIDQLKKSLADKDAEIARLKSEKLTADQNNQKLVAEKIEYENQVKNLKEQVQMLEMNATKLIDKTLCEAQTTQQEQNLTIKCDEEKKIIAAECANKVEQLKNEMSVLTSQKEAEAKRYADEIKALTTISNFVNKTIYEDLKRQSSLSANSVTINNLQTSFENEKNSTATLATQLQQCNQKTTECVTNASQKEQEWAKKEAELQDEKKKCENEKASQNIMIENLKIQQQQVNESFSATQSANSQTINNLQTSLANEKNSANALAAQLQQCNQKTADCSTNASQKEQEWLKKEIELQGEKKKCEDEKASQKMTIDNLIIQQQQLNESCSASQSANILTIDNLQTSLASEQNSAASLRTQLQQCNQKMTECIANVGQKEQELTRKETELQDEKKKCDDKINNFQITIQQGDAQHANELKICQDSVAASKTETSKLEAVTTEKNQQIQACIGENGKLTSELASANIGLKTLNESATSLTVMKEQYEKVANACHQDTAVLMRAIGRRNQKFLTYVKLIESDSFMSIVGLSEKAQNDLNIAIKLLFDTNPLHCSQNSTYIN; encoded by the exons atgaaaaaagaaagcttaATTGCATTGACCATTTTCATGGCAGTCTGGGTCGGCACGCACGTCGAAGCTTCAAACACACAAGTGAGTTCAATTTCAGAAAAGACCCGGACCTCCTGGAACCAAACTTTTACGTTAGACGAGGCGTATAAAAAGTGCGCCGAATATCTGAGAACGACACTCGCCGAATTTCTGCAGAAAGTCAATAAAACAGCCAACAAT GACGGCACTCAAAATATGGGGCAGAAAGTTGAGGACGAGTTGAATAAg CATATTCACGCTCTGATGGGAAAATGCGATCCTACTACTCTAAGAGTTTCTCAGTTTGTTTCTACGAAG GTTGAACCAAGGGAGAGAAGCCTGAGAGTTGAGCAACTAGTGATCCAGAAAATACAATTAACG CCCAATCTGAGAAAGGTAGGCAGCACTGACAACGTTCCAATGAATTGTACCAACACGGGGGTACAGACGGGGGTAACAACAAAGCCACTCTTGGCTATGAGAACATTGTCGAGTAAAGAATGCACGGAAAGTTTGGCAGACTTGGTTGATGAATGGTTAAACCAGAAATATCAATTGGACGAGAACGCCATCCTAATTGAAGACTTGCAAAAGGAGTTGGCCGCGTGCAAAGCTAATTTCACTACCGTTCACGGTACGGACGTGAAGAAAATTGGAGACgaggagaaagaaattgaTCAACTTAAAAAATCCCTCGCCGACAAGGACGCAGAAATCGCTCGATTGAAATCTGAAAAATTGACAGCAGATCAAAACAACCAGAAACTCGTTGCAGAAAAGATCGAATATGAAAACCAAGTTAAGAATCTTAAAGAACAAGTTCAGATGCTCGAAATGAATGCAACAAAACTCATCGACAAAACTCTTTGCGAAGCGCAGACAACGcaacaagaacaaaatttGACCATAAAATgcgacgaagaaaaaaagattatcGCTGCTGAATGTGCCAACAAAGTAGAACAactcaaaaatgaaatgtcagTGCTGACAAGCCAAAAGGAAGCTGAAGCCAAACGATACGCGGATGAAATCAAAGCGTTAACTACGATATCGAATTTTGTCAACAAGACCATTTACGAAGACCTCAAACGTCAAT CGAGCCTGTCTGCCAACAGCGTGACAATCAATAATCTACAAAcgtcatttgaaaatgaaaagaattctACAGCTACTCTTGCAACACAATTGCAACAGTGCAATCAGAAAACAACTGAATGTGTGACAAATGCCAGCCAGAAAGAACAGGAATGGGCTAAAAAAGAAGCTGAACTacaagatgaaaagaaaaaatgtgaaaatgaaaaggctaGCCAGAATATTATGATTGAAAATCTTAAaatacagcaacagcaagtGAATGAGTCCTTTTCAGCCACGCAGTCTGCCAACAGCCAGACCATCAATAATCTACAAACTTCACTTGCGAATGAAAAGAATTCTGCAAATGCTCTTGCAGCACAATTGCAACAATGCAATCAAAAGACAGCTGATTGTTCAACAAATGCCAGCCAGAAAGAACAAGAATggcttaaaaaagaaattgaactacagggtgaaaagaaaaagtgtgaAGACGAAAAGGCCAGCCAAAAGATGACTATTGATAATCTCATAAttcagcagcagcaattgaATGAATCTTGTTCCGCAAGCCAATCTGCCAACATCTTAACAATCGATAACCTACAAACGTCACTTGCTAGTGAACAGAATTCCGCAGCTTCTCTTCGAACACAATTGCAACAATGCAATCAAAAAATGACTGAATGCATTGCAAATGTTGGCCAGAAGGAGCAAGAATTGACTAGAAAAGAAACTGAACTAcaggatgaaaagaaaaagtgtgacgataaaataaataatttccaAATAACCATTCAACAAGGCGACGCACAACACGCGAACGAATTAAAGATATGCCAAGATAGCGTTGCTGCTTCTAAAACGGAAACATCAAAACTTGAGGCTGTTACTACCGAGAAAAACCAACAAATACAAGCTTGTATCGGCGAAAACGGTAAACTGACATCTGAATTAGCATCAGCAAACATTGGTTTGAAAACATTGAATGAAAGCGCAACTAGTCTTACAGTTATGAAAGAACAATACGAAAAAGTAGCAAATGCCTGCCATCAAGACACTGCTGTGCTAATGCGAGCAATAGGAAGACGTAACCAGAAATTTCTCACGTACGTAAAACTCATTGAAAGCGACTCTTTCATGTCAATCGTTGGGCTTTCAGAGAAAGCACAAAACGACTTGAACATTGCAATTAAGCTCCTGTTCGACACCAACCCACTTCACTGCAGCCAGAATAGCACTTACATTAACTGA